The sequence CTCGGCCTGCGGGATCTCGGCCGGGATCAGCTGCTGCGCGGTCGGGATCTGCTGGATCACCGAGCGGAAGCGCGAGTAGAACAGCGTCGCGACGTCGAACTCGCCCTCGGCGTAGAGGTTGAGCACCTTGCGGCCGATCTCCTCGGCGTTCTCGAAGCCGAGCACCTTCACCGAGCGCAGCTCGATCAGCTCCATGATCAGCTTGCCGTGGGTGCGGCGCAGGATGTCGTAGCCCTTGCGGCCCACGCAGATGATCTTGACCGTCTTGCCCTGGGCCAGCAGCCGGTTCGCCGTCTCGCGGGCGAGACGGGCGATGGAGGCGTTGAAGGCGCCGCACAGGCCGCGCTCGGCGGTGCAGACGACGAGCAGATGCGTGTCGGTCTTGCCGGTGCCGGAGAGGAGCTTGGGCGTCTCCGGGCCGATCTGGACGCCGGCGGCGACGTTGCCGAGCACCTTCGCCATGCGCTCGGCATAGGGACGGGCCGCCTCCGCCTGCGCCTGGGCGCGACGGAGCTTGGCCGCCGCGACCATCTGCATGGCCTTGGTGATCTTCTGCGTCGCCTTCACGGAGGCGATGCGGTTGCGCAGATCCTTCAGAGACGGCATCGAGCGCCCCGACCTCTTCTCGTTCCGTTACGGGACGTCGCCGCCCGGAGGCGGCGACGCGGGTGACCGCGGGCCTCGATCAGGCCGTGAAGGTCTTCTGGAAGTCCGTCACGACCGCCTTGAGCTTCTCGGCGGTGTCGTCCTTGAGGTCCTTGGTCTCGCGGATCGAGTCGAGGATCTCCGGATGCTTCTGGCGGAGCAGCGCGAGGAGCCCGTCCTCGAAGGCGCGGACCTTCGCCACCGGCAGCGCGTCGAGATAGCCGTTCACGCCGGCGTAGATGACGCAGACCTGCTCCTCCATCTTCAGCGGCGAGAACTGGGGCTGCTTCAGGAGCTCGGTGAGGCGCGCGCCGCGGTTCAGGAGGCGCTGCGTCGTGGCGTCGAGATCCGAGCCGAACTGAGCGAAGGCCGCCATCTCGCGGTACTGCGCCAGCTCGCCCTTGATCTTGCCGGCGACCTTCTTCATCGCCTTGGTCTGCGCGGCGGAGCCCACGCGCGACACCGAGAGGCCGACGTTCACCGCAGGCCGGATGCCCTGGTAGAACAGGTCGGTCTCGAGGAAGATCTGGCCGTCGGTGATCGAGAT comes from Salinarimonas sp. and encodes:
- a CDS encoding F0F1 ATP synthase subunit gamma: MPSLKDLRNRIASVKATQKITKAMQMVAAAKLRRAQAQAEAARPYAERMAKVLGNVAAGVQIGPETPKLLSGTGKTDTHLLVVCTAERGLCGAFNASIARLARETANRLLAQGKTVKIICVGRKGYDILRRTHGKLIMELIELRSVKVLGFENAEEIGRKVLNLYAEGEFDVATLFYSRFRSVIQQIPTAQQLIPAEIPQAEEAGAGAIYEYEPSEEEILEKLLPRNVSVQIFSALLENGASEQGARMSAMDSATRNAGEMIKKQTLTYNRTRQAQITKELIEIISGAEAL